In Lonchura striata isolate bLonStr1 chromosome 2, bLonStr1.mat, whole genome shotgun sequence, a single genomic region encodes these proteins:
- the FILIP1L gene encoding filamin A-interacting protein 1-like isoform X2 gives MVVDEQQRLTEQLNQQSKKIQELTTSTEQAHEKLTFAEAKIQEEKQKSSRLEAEVHSQSSKISQDQEEMMAKLTNEDSQNRQLRLKLTSLSRQIDELEETNKSLRKAEEELQDLRDKINKGECGNAALMTEVEELRKRLLEMEGKDEELTKMEDQCRELNRKLEKEASQSKNLKGEVDKLNKRIMELEKLEDAFNKSKQECYSLKCSLEREKNLTKQLSHELDGLKARVGELEAIESKLEKTEFTLKEDLTKLKSLTVMLVDERKTMGEKIKQTEEKLQAATSQLQVEQNKVMSVTEKLMEESKKALKSKSVAEEKMSSVTKERDELKNKLKAEEEKGSDLVSKVNILSKRLQSLEDVEKEFLKSKRKENTRSSTSLQQENNIIKELSQEVERLKQKLNEMKSVEDDLMKTEDEFESLERKYVSEQDRAKLLSEELEAVKMELARYKLTEKAESSQERLFKKLKEEEAKSSHLSREVDALKEKVHEYVAAEDLICHLRGDHTVLQNKLLQQENKNRELAREIENLTKELERYRSFSKNTRPGLNGKKIPDVQVFSKEIQTDSADNEPPDYKTLMPLERMVTNGQLYEDSSNEEEQTVSFKSNSSTANAANKKLWIPWMKSKESHPQNGKIHTKQNGNCAQAGDLVLSHTPGQPLHIKVTPDHGQNTATLEITSPTTESPHSYTSTAVIPNCGTPKQRITIIQNASLTPIKSKAGEGYVTPEHVISPITMTTTFARSQTPESCGSLTPERTMSPLALPSSSSQEQTLSSEPLEMGAKHAVFRVSPDRQSSWQFQRSNSTGSSVITTEDNKIHIHLGSPYVQALTTSKPISPCNAVQDNRTPALANGLPTKPTNKITSSITITPTATPLPRQSQITITNTFRRSIPTRIPKPKPASTTKAPVKTPAGHLNKPLQDSPSGKIRIIRTVSKACLQSGGRRVHSNSLNGSTDNTWENSLHIGVSLRTAKS, from the coding sequence ATGGTGGTGGATGAACAGCAAAGACTCACTGAGCAGTTGAAtcaacaaagtaaaaaaattcaAGAATTAACCACTTCTACAGAACAAGCACACGAAAAGCTGACTTTTGCTGAAGCAAAaattcaagaagaaaaacagaaatccaGCAGGCTGGAGGCTGAAGTTCACTCCCAGAGCAGTAAGATTTCCCAAGACCAAGAAGAAATGATGGCCAAACTAACCAATGAAGACAGTCAGAACCGCCAGCTCCGGCTCAAATTAACGTCTCTGAGCCGGCAAATCGATGAGCTGGAAGAGACCAACAAATCTTTGcgaaaggcagaagaagaacTGCAAGACCTAAGGGATAAGATAAATAAGGGGGAGTGTGGGAACGCTGCACTTATGACTGAAGTAGAAGAACTACGGAAAAGACTGCTGGAGATGGAAGGAAAAGATGAAGAGCTCACAAAAATGGAAGACCAGTGCAGAGAACTTAATAGAAAGTTAGAAAAAGAAGCATCACAGAGCAAGAACCTTAAAGGGGAAGTAGATAAACTTAATAAAAGAATTATGGAGCTGGAGAAACTAGAAGATGCTTTCAACAAGAGTAAACAGGAATGTTACTCCCTGAAATGCAGcctagaaagagaaaaaaatttaacaaaGCAGTTGTCCCATGAGCTTGATGGTTTAAAAGCTAGAGTTGGCGAGCTTGAAGCAATTGAAAGCAAGTTAGAAAAAACTGAGTTTACACTTAAAGAAGATTTAACAAAGCTGAAGAGTTTAACAGTGATGCTTGTGGATGAAAGAAAAACTATGggtgaaaaaataaagcaaacagaagaaaagctgcAAGCTGCAACTTCTCAGCTTCAGGTGGAACAAAATAAAGTGATGTCAGTTACAGAAAAGCTGATGGAGGAAAGTAAAAAGGCACTGAAATCAAAATCTgttgcagaggaaaaaatgtcCAGTGTTACAAAAGAAAGAGATGAACTGAAAAACAAACTCAaagcagaggaggagaaaggaagtgATCTTGTTTCCAAAGTGAATATTCTAAGTAAAAGACTTCAGTCTCTGGAAGATGTTGAAAAAGAGTTTCTTAAAAGTAAACGTAAGGAGAATACTAGATCTAGcacctccctgcagcaggaaaacaacATAATCAAAGAGCTTTCTCAAGAAGTTGAGAGGCTTAAGCAGAAGCTCAATGAAATGAAGTCAGTAGAAGATGATCTTATGAAAACTGAAGATGAATTTGAGTCTCTAGAACGAAAATACGTCAGTGAACAGGACAGAGCCAAGCTCCTCTCAGAGGAGTTGGAGGCTGTGAAAATGGAATTGGCCAGGTATAAATTAACGGAAAAGGCAGAGTCCAGTCAGGAGCGCCTTTTTAAGAAACTCAAAGAAGAGGAAGCTAAATCGAGTCACCTTTCCAGAGAAGTAGATGCACTGAAAGAGAAAGTTCATGAATACGTGGCAGCAGAAGACCTAATCTGTCACCTGCGAGGTGATCACACAGTCTTACAGAATAAACTCCTccagcaagaaaacaaaaacagggaGTTAGCAAGAGAAATTGAAAACCTCACTAAAGAACTGGAGAGGTACAGATCCTTCAGCAAGAACACCAGGCCTGGTCtcaatggaaagaaaattccagATGTGCAAGTTTTTTCTAAAGAAATCCAAACTGATTCAGCAGACAATGAACCACCTGATTACAAAACCCTCATGCCTTTAGAGCGTATGGTCACAAATGGGCAGCTCTATGAAGACAGCAGTAATGAGGAGGAACAAACAGTGTCTTTCAAAAGCAACTCATCCACCGCAAATGctgcaaacaaaaaattatgGATCCCTTGGATGAAGTCCAAAGAGAGCCATCCTCAAAATGGAAAGATACACACAAAGCAAAATGGAAACTGTGCACAGGCTGGAGATCTAGTGCTAAGCCATACACCTGGCCAACCCCTTCACATAAAAGTCACTCCAGACCATGGACAGAACACAGCAACCCTTGAAATAACCAGTCCTACCACTGAAAGCCCTCACTCCTACACAAGCACAGCAGTTATACCCAACTGTGGCACTCCAAAGCAAAGAATAACCATTATTCAAAACGCCTCCTTAACACCCATAAAATCAAAAGCAGGAGAAGGTTACGTGACCCCAGAACATGTAATTTCACCTATTACTATGACTACTACTTTTGCAAGATCTCAAACTCCTGAATCGTGTGGTTCTTTAACTCCTGAAAGAACAATGTCCCCTTTGGCTTTGCCCAGCTCAAGTTCTCAGGAACAAACCCTCTCCTCGGAGCCTTTGGAAATGGGAGCCAAGCACGCTGTCTTTAGAGTATCCCCAGACAGGCAGTCATCGTGGCAGTTTCAGAGATCCAACAGTACAGGATCAAGTGTAATAACTACTGAGGATAACAAAATCCACATTCATTTAGGAAGTCCTTATGTCCAAGCTCTCACCACTTCCAAGCCCATCAGCCCTTGCAATGCAGTGCAAGACAACAGAACTCCAGCACTAGCTAATGGCCTACCCACTAAGCCTACCAATAAAATCACCAGCAGTATTACTATCACACCAACAGCCACTCCTCTTCCACGGCAATCACAAATTACA